A DNA window from Danio aesculapii chromosome 14, fDanAes4.1, whole genome shotgun sequence contains the following coding sequences:
- the gpr174 gene encoding probable G-protein coupled receptor 174, with amino-acid sequence MNVSDTCNNSTSIQDYQHQIYAVFYTLILIPGLIANVLALWIFYAYIKETKKAVIFMINLALADLLQVLSLPLRVYYYLNNSWPFGKAACMICFYLKYVNMYASIYFLACISLRRCRLIFQPLSCDIMKGQDRRWCFVGWFVVCVGCLPFPLLRQSENNPQCCFAELPMMQLKKELGVSLLAVAEITGFLLPLAIVITCTWLTAASLREKTRLLHDTGEKHKALKMVLSCACVFMICFVPYHITFPLDFLTKSNFNMSATFKNAVLHVHPVTLCLASLNCCLDPMMYYFTTDEFKRRLSRTELQESLQLHQRITCSTNTEVTFKTKQMKQRLEITATE; translated from the coding sequence atgaATGTCAGTGACACCTGCAATAACAGTACATCAATACAAGATTATCAGCATCAAATTTATGCAGTCTTCTACACACTGATTCTCATACCTGGACTGATTGCCAATGTTCTAGCACTTTGGATTTTTTATGCCTACATAAAGGAGACGAAGAAGGCTGTGATATTTATGATCAACCTGGCATTGGCTGATCTGCTCCAAGTGTTATCGCTACCCCTGCGCGTTTACTACTATTTGAACAACTCATGGCCTTTTGGGAAAGCTGCCTGCATGATCTGTTTCTATTTGAAATATGTCAACATGTACGCTAGCATCTACTTTCTGGCCTGCATCAGTCTGAGACGCTGTCGACTCATTTTCCAGCCGTTGAGCTGTGACATCATGAAAGGACAGGACCGCAGATGGTGTTTTGTCGGATGGTTCGTTGTCTGCGTGGGATGTCTGCCATTTCCTCTTCTACGACAATCTGAAAACAATCCACAATGTTGCTTCGCCGAACTACCCATGATGCAACTCAAAAAAGAACTAGGAGTGTCCCTTTTGGCAGTCGCAGAAATTACCGGATTTCTTCTACCGCTGGCTATAGTAATTACCTGTACGTGGTTGACTGCAGCAAGTCTACGAGAGAAAACCCGCCTTTTGCATGACACTGGGGAAAAACACAAGGCACTCAAGATGGTGTTAAGCTGTGCTTGCGTATTCATGATTTGTTTTGTGCCCTATCACATAACCTTTCCTTTAGACTTTTTAACtaaatccaattttaatatgagTGCCACATTTAAGAATGCAGTGCTCCATGTTCATCCAGTTACCTTGTGTCTAGCAAGTCTAAACTGCTGTCTGGATCCAATGATGTACTACTTTACAACTGATGAATTCAAGCGTCGCCTCTCAAGAACCGAACTGCAAG